One genomic window of Melitaea cinxia chromosome 10, ilMelCinx1.1, whole genome shotgun sequence includes the following:
- the LOC123657275 gene encoding piggyBac transposable element-derived protein 4-like, with protein sequence MSRKQVITDEQLTRILEESDYEEEILSNSSDSVENLYDDDSVADPDFFPSESQFRTQASDVPALSNSDSSNSATSDAVNTSVQTPRNSAPRIFVSRSTTDYDMKRHDENEGWNYDIQPLHREDFTSDSFLHIDQIPENADVFTIFRLLVDDEILDLMVQQTNLYAEQSIAANPGGRWTRWKPVTREDIEKFMGIYLVTDNTAERNDRLYKVKPVIDIVMRNCRKLLTPKDVIVVDESMATTDDGYVWKYKVYTGQDPQISNLDKPGSVVVELCEELLDQGRMVIADNWYTSIPLAEYLLSRKTNLCGTLRKNRKHLPLLVKKKKLKSGQHIAAQRNNITILKWKDKRDILMISTYHADEQTMTTGRNARLKPNMILEYNNRKKGSDLSDELIPAPVVATPQQNSIAGTSRQSISPSPAQHFLQMLDKKDVSDVLETTSEHTTYGLWTDMEVSLQTVCGMWTMNL encoded by the exons atgaGCCGTAAACAAGTGATTACCGACGAACAGCTGACGAGAATATTAGAAGAAAGTGATTATGAAGAAGAAATTCTGTCAAATTCATCGGATAGTGTGGAAAATTTGTATGATGACGACAGTGTGGCAGATCCAGATTTTTTTCCAAGTGAGTCTCAGTTTAGAACACAGGCAAGTGATGTACCTGCACTATCAAATTCAGATTCCAGCAATAGTGCTACTAGCGATGCAGTAAACACATCTGTTCAAACTCCGAGAAATTCTGCTCCAAGAATTTTTGTTTCAAGATCGACTACAGATTACGACATGAAACGACATGACGAGAATGAAGGTTGGAACTATGACATCCAGCCATTGCATCGTGAAGATTTTACTAGTGACAGCTTTTTACATATTGATCAAATTCCTGAAAATGCCGATGTCTTTACGATATTTCGCTTATTGGTTGATGATGAAATCCTGGACTTGATGGTACAACAGACAAACTTGTACGCTGAGCAATCTATTGCTGCTAATCCTGGTGGTCGTTGGACTCGTTGGAAACCTGTTACCAGGGAAGATATAGAGAAATTTATGGGCATTTACTTAGTGACTG ACAATACAGCGGAAAGAAATGATCGTTTGTACAAGGTCAAACCAGTTATAGACATTGTAATGAGAAACTGCAGAAAACTACTTACGCCAAAAGATGTCATTGTCGTGGATGAGTCGATG GCCACAACTGATGATGGGTATGTTTGGAAATACAAAGTGTACACTGGCCAGGATCCCCAAATTTCTAATCTGGATAAACCTGGAAGCGTCGTCGTTGAGCTGTGTGAAGAGCTTTTGGACCAAGGGAGAATGGTTATAGCAGATAATTGGTATACAAGTATACCATTAGCTGAATACTTGCTCAGTCGCAAGACAAATCTTTGTGGCACTTTGCGAAAAAACCGCAAACATCTGCCGTTATTAGTCAAGAAAAAGAAGCTCAAAAGTGGACAGCATATCGCCGCTCAGCGGAATAATATAACAATTCTAAAATGGAAGGACAAAAGGGATATCCTTATGATCTCAACTTACCACGCTGATGAGCAGACTATGACTACTGGGAGAAATGCACGCCTGAAGCCTAATATGATTCTAGAATATAACAACCGCAAAAAAGGCAGCGATCTTTCTGATGAGTTA ATACCGGCTCCGGTTGTAGCTACTCCACAGCAAAATTCAATTGCAGGCACATCACGTCAAAGCATCTCGCCATCACCAGCACAACATTTTCTTCAAATGCTAGATAAGAAAGACG TATCAGATGTCTTAGAAACAACAAGTGAACATACCACATACGGTCTGTGGACTGATATGGAAGTATCTCTACAGACCGTATGTGGTATGTGGACAATGAATCTGTAA